CTCGACTGGAGAGTGTCTGCGCGGTTGCTCAGCTGCGAAATACGGGACTGCAGCTGATCGCGATTTTGAACCATCTGGCGATTCTGCAGAAGCTGTCTGTCGGCGAGCATCGTGCTCAGGTTCGACAGATACTGCGGGAAGGTCCGGTCCGCCAGCTGGCGATGCTCGAGCATTCTTGACTGCAGCTCCGAGCCTCTCGCTTCGAGCATTCTTGACTGCAGCTGGCTTCTCTGTGCGAGATGCCTGTCGATCGCTCCGAGCTGCGCCTCGATACTGGCGAGCATACGGCTCTCGAGCGCCGAGACACGGTTACTGAGCTGCGCCTCGAAACTGCCGAGCTGTGCTTCGAACGACTGGAGGGCAGCGCGATTCTCGACCTGATTGGCCTGGTTGGCCAGCTGCCTGTTGGCGAGCGCGATCGAGTCACTGATGCTGGCGAGTTGTTTCGAAGCGAGCATCCGGTTCTGGAGGTGGAGGTCCATGTTCGCGAGCGCACGGCTCTCGAGCATGGAGGCACGCTCGGCCAGAGTGATCACGGAGCTTTCGAGCGCCGAGATCCGGTTCGCGAGAGCTGAACGGTCTGCCAGCTGCTCACGCGACTCGAGAGCCTGAATGAAGGAGCCGAGCTGAGCCGAGATGTTCTCCAGCATTGACATCTGGTCCGACATCGCTCCCAGGTAGTTCACCCGGTGCGCGAGGAAATTCTCCCGGTTCGCCATGAACGCGGGGAAGCGGGCAGCGAGCGCCTCGCGTGCTGCCAGCTGCCGCTCCATCGACTGAAGCTCGACCGTGGCGTTCTGGAGGAAACGACTCTCGAGCTGCTCTCGATTTGCGAGCTGCGCGCTGATGTTGGCGAGCTGCGCTTCGATCTGATCGATCCCGTGCGATGCGAGGAACCTGTTCGCGAGCTGAGAAGCAAAGCTCTCGAGCTGCACACCGAAGTCTGCCATCTCACTCGAGCTGAGCTGCTGGCGGTTCTCGAGCGCGGCGATTCGGCTCGCGAGCTCGGCTCGGAAGCTCTCGAGCGCGGCGATGTCGACGTTGCCCTTCAGCGCATCGCGCTGCTGGAGGATCATATCCATCGAGGCCAACGAATGACGAATATTGGCGAGAGCGCGATTCTGAAGCGCTTGGACGTGACTCGCGAGCTGCGTTTCCGCGCTGGCGAGCGCGGGACGAATGTTTGCGAGATCCGTCCCTTCACGATGCTGCATGACCACATTGGCGAGATCCGCCTGGATGTTGTCGAGAGTGGCGGCATCGTCCAGATAGCCGGCGTAGACGACCTGCTCGGCTTCACGTTCGAGCTCGTCACCGAGGATGACGTCCTCGTCACCGATCTGCTGCTGACGGTGCTTCTCCACTGCTCCGATCGCCCCGGCTGCATCCTCAGAGGTGAACGGAGGTGAAGGCCTGAATACGGCGAGAGCGATGACAGCCAATACAGCTACCGCCGCAAGTCCAACCAAAAACAGCGATCTTCTTTTCATGAGTTCCTCCTCGGTTTAAATGTTCCCTGGTGCTGGCTTCTGTTCTTCAATTACAGTTCACTGGGTAGAAAGTTGGTTTTCGCGCCTCGGGTCGCCGAGTCGAATTTGTTCGGTGACCGATTCGCCGTTGCGCGAGACGATCTCGATGTCAATGCCAGGGCTCGGACGCTCGAGATCGACGAGAAAGAGAGTCACTTCGACCCTCCGGGCGGCGGCGATTCGCGCCAGCCCCGGTTCGAGAGAGAGAGAGTCGACAAAGGAATCGTCGCGGCTGAAGCCCGCGAGACCGAGCTCACTCGCGTCGTAATGGATCTCGATTCCGGCCTTCTGACGGAGTGTCAGATCGAGCGCGATAGCGACGATCTCGCCCGACCGCGTTGCTTCGACACTCCCTTCGAGAGCGCTGTTCTCGATCATTCTGTTGTCGATGAGCTCCCATTCCTGCGTCGCTAGATGCGCTTGCATCGCACCCGTAGCATCGGTCGGGCTTATCGCAGGCGCGCTGGCATTGAAGAGCACGGGACCGAGAAGCAGGCCGACAATGAGACCCGCCGCGAGCGCCCAGGCGTAACGGAAAAAGCGACGGCGCTTCTCGGCGGCGAACGGAATCGGAGCCGGTCTCACCGCGGTGACACTGCCTGAATTCGACCTGATACGGGCCACGACTTCCTCCCGGAAGCCGGCAGGGGGCTCTTCCAATTCGATCTCATCGAGCTTTCCGGAGATCTCCCGCATCTGAGCTCGCAGTTTCGCCGCCTCGGGGTCGCTTTGGACCCGACGACGCAGCTCGGTCTCTTCTTCAGGCGAGATCGCGCCGTCGATCTCCAGATTGACCAGCTCGAATAGTCGTTCATCCGTCATTTTTCGTTTATCCAGCCTTTCCCGACGAGCAGCCTGCGCAGTTGACGGCGTCCGTCGAAGAGCCGCGATTTGACGGTTTTCTCGGGGATGTCGAGAATCCGGGCCATCTCCCGGTAGCTGAGATTAAAAAAGTGGCGCAGCAGTATGACCGCGCGGTAGTCCTGCCCGAGCTCGTCGAGAGCGCTGTGCACCTGCCGTCCTGTTTCGGAGGCCTCGTAGGCGCGGGCAGGATCGGGTCTGTTCGTCGGCAGCTGAGCCGGAAGATCGCTCTGCGGCCGGGGCTTGCCGAGAAAATTGATCGATTCGTTGATCGCAATCCGGTAGATCCAGCTGAAGAAGTTTCTCTCCGGATCGAACTGCCTCAGATTCTCGAAAGCTTTGACGAAGACGTCCTGCGATATCTCTTTGGCGTCCTCGTAGCTCCTGACCATTCGAAGGACCACATTGAAGACCGGTCCCTGGTATCTGTCTACGAGTAAGCCGAATGCTTCCACGTCGCCCTCCATACAGCGAGAGATGACTTCATGATCATCCTCACTCACGAAATACCGGGCGGGGTTGCGAAAAGTTGGTGAATCATTCGAGGATCATTCGATTTTGAAGATCTGATCGAATCCCGAGAAGTGGAAGATGTCGCGGATATGGCTACTGACATTGACGAGCCGCAACTCGTGGCCCTGCTCGCCGAGCCGTTTCTGCGCCGCGAGGAGAACCCCGAGTCCGGCACTGGAGATGTACTCGAGACCGGAGAAGTCGAGCACCCGGCTCTCCGTTGTCTTGGCGAGGTGGGGCTTCGCTTTGTCGACCTGCGCCGCATCGAGTCGGCCCTCAAACCGGAGCGTACCATTTGCATCTTCAGTGATTTCAAACATATCTAGGCTATTGACTTGACCATAGTGATGGTACCTTCCCGGCCGTTGAATGTGTAATCTACCCGGTCCATCACTTTCCGGATCAGGTGAATCCCGAGTCCACCGGGAGTGCGTTCCGAGACGGGCAGAGTGACATCGACTGCTCCCGCCTGTTCGAAATCGAACTCGTCCGCATCGAAGTCGGTAAGGGAGATGACGAGCTCGTCCTCCTCCCTCTCGAGAGTGACGAGGATGTCTCCCTCACCGTCCGGGTTGTACCTGACCATGTTCGTAAAAGCTTCCTCGAGTGCGAGATCGACTGCATGGCGATGCTGCGGTTCGAGATTCTCGGCCTCGAAAAAACGCTCGATAAATCGGACGATCTGCTCGATGGCGCCGATTTGTCGCTTGAACCTGGCTCTCATTTCTCTACCGTTTGTCCGAAGAGATGAAAAAATAGTATGCCCGGCTCGCGGCAGGGGTCAATCACGCTGGTGCGACACTAAATCGCAATCTGAGGCCCTCACTGGTTGAATGTGACGCAATGATGGAAACTCAGTCCGTACGCTGTACACACACGATGGCAATGTCGTCCGACTGGGAAGCGCCGCCGGCGAACTCGGTGGCGGCCCTGACCGATTCGAGGGCGATCTCTCGAGGATCTTCCGACTGGCGCCGCTCGAGCGTTTCGATGAGCCGCCCGACCTCGAACAGTTCGTATTCAGCGTTGGCAGCTTCGGTGATGCCGTCGGTGTAGAGAAAGAGTGTTCCACCTTTCGGCATCTCGAGCTCTCCCTCGGTGTACACATACGATCCGAGGACTCCGAGAGCGACTCCGGGATTGGTCTCGATCTGTGTCACCTGATCGGCGGCGATCAGGATCGGTGGATTATGACCTCCGTTGCAATAGGAGACTTTTCCGGTCGCCGGGTCGACCAGAGCGCAGAAGGCCGTCACGAACATCGAGGGGTCGGTTTTGGCGGCGAGCATGCGATTGAGGTCCGTGAGGATCCGCGAAGGGGAGTGGTCGTACAGAGCCATGGTGTAGAACGAGGCCGCCACACCCGCCATCACGAGTGCGGCTGTGATCCCTTTTCCGCTCACGTCGGCGATGATCACGTAGATTCGTCCGTCGGGGCGGACGACGAAATCGTAATAGTCCCCACCGACCGTCCGGCACGGCTGGTTGTAGCTGGCAAAGATGAACCCTTCAACTTCTGGAGTCGTCGATGGAAGGAGACGGCTTTGGATCAGGAAAGCGGTCTCCAGCTCCTTTTCCATTCGCTGCTTCGCCTCGACCTCCTCACGAAGGAGTGTCGTTTCCAGCTTTCTGGCTGCAATTCGTGCGACCTGAGCGGCGAGCGCGACGTCCTCCTCCGTGATCAGTCGCTGTGTCAGCTTGTAATCGATGTAGAGGATCCCGGTCACCTCGTCGCGGACGATGATCGGTGCGCAGAGAGCCGCCCGAATGCTCTGCCCCGCAATCGACTTCGCCGCGGCGAGATCGGAGAAGTCGGAGTCGTCGGCGAAGGATACGGCTCTCCGCTTTTCCACGACTTCATTCAGCAGGGTCCTGCTGATC
This genomic interval from Acidobacteriota bacterium contains the following:
- a CDS encoding SpoIIE family protein phosphatase, encoding MAVSENVLKLRVCRPNVAATDYALTDDVVTIGRAESCTIQIPDRYLSRQHAQLTRKGDAWFVSDKGSANGTYLNGHRVESLIPVTPRDRITIGENEIIMVDEGETAPPSRLTITPDLPSSTINLSLPAIDASTKKRSEDRQTERLNLLNRLAMELLEEKPMEELFDFIVDKVMELFTPTRVALGVLAPDRETFTDVRVRRSSDEEDADLRISRTLLNEVVEKRRAVSFADDSDFSDLAAAKSIAGQSIRAALCAPIIVRDEVTGILYIDYKLTQRLITEEDVALAAQVARIAARKLETTLLREEVEAKQRMEKELETAFLIQSRLLPSTTPEVEGFIFASYNQPCRTVGGDYYDFVVRPDGRIYVIIADVSGKGITAALVMAGVAASFYTMALYDHSPSRILTDLNRMLAAKTDPSMFVTAFCALVDPATGKVSYCNGGHNPPILIAADQVTQIETNPGVALGVLGSYVYTEGELEMPKGGTLFLYTDGITEAANAEYELFEVGRLIETLERRQSEDPREIALESVRAATEFAGGASQSDDIAIVCVQRTD
- a CDS encoding ATP-binding protein, which produces MRARFKRQIGAIEQIVRFIERFFEAENLEPQHRHAVDLALEEAFTNMVRYNPDGEGDILVTLEREEDELVISLTDFDADEFDFEQAGAVDVTLPVSERTPGGLGIHLIRKVMDRVDYTFNGREGTITMVKSIA
- a CDS encoding STAS domain-containing protein, with the protein product MFEITEDANGTLRFEGRLDAAQVDKAKPHLAKTTESRVLDFSGLEYISSAGLGVLLAAQKRLGEQGHELRLVNVSSHIRDIFHFSGFDQIFKIE
- a CDS encoding sigma-70 family RNA polymerase sigma factor; this encodes MEAFGLLVDRYQGPVFNVVLRMVRSYEDAKEISQDVFVKAFENLRQFDPERNFFSWIYRIAINESINFLGKPRPQSDLPAQLPTNRPDPARAYEASETGRQVHSALDELGQDYRAVILLRHFFNLSYREMARILDIPEKTVKSRLFDGRRQLRRLLVGKGWINEK